From the genome of Medicago truncatula cultivar Jemalong A17 chromosome 2, MtrunA17r5.0-ANR, whole genome shotgun sequence:
taaattgattaacgttgtgcaatttcaaaggggtaattgaagttttgttaatttcagaggaaTAATTAACGAAACACAATTCCAAAGTgtaattgtctatttactcgtcaaaatatatttcagtaTAATTACTGTAGTCAAaggcttgtttttttttttttttttttaaataatagtcAAAGGCTTGTCTAGTTGtgtgaataaagaaaaaagaacttAGAACATCATTATTTAACTTCGTGTATATCCCGCGAATTAATTATCGTACTAAGtagcatttttcattttaataagATGTGTCATCTAAAATAAATAGTAACGTAAGTTTTAAGTAGGTAAAGCTTTAAAATTGGCCTCTAACACGTCAAAGGTCATACtcaaatcaatatttttcatgAAGCTAgactctttttatatttttgttatagaagatatttcattcattcaaatagctaaaaaaaaacaacattacaaATGTGTAGATCCCTATCCATTTTCGGGGTATACCAATTATAGGGGTAAAGTACAGAATTTGTAAATTGGACCTTAAATTTTGTACTCTCTAACCTTAAATTATtgcttaaaaaaactataatagtCACTCTGTTGTTAGAATAATGAGTCAACGACACAATTAACATAATACTATTGCCCAATAAAAACTCTAACATGATCAATCAttgtgttctttttttcttgctatttctACATAATATGTTTTGGAAATTGGCAGTTTTCAATGTTTGGTTCTTTGGTGACCATTGGTGCAATGCTTGGAGCTATAACAAGTGGTCGAGTTACTGATATCATTGGCAGGAAAGGGGTATGCATGTGAAAATTAAATGCTTTAATATTCTctacatttaaaattttattcttaGATGTAACATTTTGCATAATTTTATGAGAAACAGGCTATGAGAATTTCAACAGGATTTTGTATTATAGGATGGCTAGCTGTCTTCTTCTCTAAGGTATgtatcttttgaaattttaacaatGTGTTCATCTTCTAAAAATatgttgcaaaaaaaaataaaaatcattaaattatttCATCTAATGCAGAGTTCTTACACACTTGACTTGGGAAGGTTTTTCACAGGATATGGAATTGGAGTTATCTCTTATGTGGTAATTAATTGATAAACAAAGaaattaactttaatttatttttattcaataaagtTTAACTTATTTGTCATACTCACTTAGTGTATGTATGTTTGGaggaattaaaattgatttaaaatgtataaaattaattttgacatgtttgtaTATTCttgagtagaattgattcttACTTGAAGTTAGAATTTGGAGATTTTAGTTCAacgattgatttttaacatagAATTTAACATTCTAACCACTTAATGAATTAATGCattaaaacataaatcattttacattcaatacacttatagcttatagccataatcaattttagagaatcaattcatttaaaatcaacttttgtcACTGTATAAAACTAAAGACATACTAATTGCATGCAGTTTTACTTAATTGGTTGTATTTATATATGCTGGCTCTTCATTGTAATATTCCTAACAAAAATCAGCATAATGGATCAGGTTCCAGTATATATAGCAGAAATAGCACCAAAAAATCTTAGAGGGGGACTTGCAACAACTAATCAGGTGAGAAAATATTAtcaacttttgttttttcttctttgtctGATTTAGTATCATTGAATTGGAttttataattgattatgattattttttgcaGCTTATGATTGTCATTGGATCATCAATGTCATTCTTAATAGGAAGTATCATAAATTGGAGACAACTAGCTCTAGCAGGTATCTCCATAATAACATTAGTTTTAGATTTTTACTTGAAGGATATAACAAATTAAGAAGATAAATATCTAACTCTTGATTTGATTTGGCTTGGTTGGAAATTTTGAAGGCCTAGTTCCTTGCATTTGCTTGCTGGTTGGTTTGTGCTTCATTCCTGAGTCTCCAAGATGGCTGGTAAGGATTAAGTCTGCTTGAATCAAgttatttgagcttatttatTTGAGAGACTGTTTGAGAGCTTATAAACACAGCTTATGATATGTTGACAAACTCTTTTGaacttatagtttatatgaaaacaatttgacttattttatcttttcttgtACAAATGACTTATACATAAACATTTATATGATAAGCGTATACTATAAGCAATTGATTAACTTGTTATATCAAAGTGCTTCtatgttttcttcttcaataaaataataagaatgaTGTGTCAATGCATAAACTAATAAAGTAAGCACAATTTTTCCAGGCAAAGGTTGGTCGTGAAAAAGAGTTTCAACTAGCATTAAGGAAATTACGGGGTAAAGACATTGATATTTCTGATGAAGCTAATGAAATTCTGGTACATTCCAAACTTTCTTAACTGATTAAAAGCCATAattgttttaattgatttgactTGTTTGATGACCTAAGCTGAACTCATTTTTGATTATAGGATAATATTGAAACTCTTCAAAGCCTTCCTAAGACTAAGTTTTTGGATTTGTTCCAAAGCAAATATGTGCGCTCTGTAATTGTGAGTACAACATACTTTAATTGTAGAAATTAAATTCATTCATAGTGTGTGTAATTTCTCAAAAGGGTCCTAAACTATATAGAACAATTTCAGATTGGAGTTGGATTAATGGCATTTCAACAATCTGTTGGAATTAATGGCATAGGATTCTATACAGCTGAGACTTTTGTAGCAGCTGGTAAGTGAGATGAAATGCATGCTGATTATggaaaatcaaaagaaatatgTTTATTCTGTCATACTAcatccgtccctaaatatagtACTCTGTTGACTAAATTACTTGGAATTAATCAATGAAGAAAtttggttgtagtattaaatttgtgaaCATAATAAAGAGTATGTTGGTAGTATTAAATATGTAATACAATTGGAACTTTGATTTGCAGGTCTTTCTTCAGCAAAAGCTGGTACCATAGCTTATGCATGTATACAGGTACTTGATCCCTTTAATAATTTCTCAGGAAACTAACCatataactaaattattttgtcTAAACtttatttgttacattgaaTAATAGGTTCCGTTTACCTTGTTGGGAGCCATTTTGATGGACAAGTCTGGAAGAAAACCTCTTATAACAGTAATATTTGCAAAAGCTTTATATATCAACTACGTCTGCATGAAAAGGGAATGAGAGATTTAGGTTTAACAAAAGTAATTGTTGTATAATTGCAGGTCTCTGCTAGTGGAACATTCTTAGGCTGCTTTATAACCGGAGTTGCCTTCTTTTTCAAGGCAAGTTTATAGTGTAAATTTTCATTCTAAGCTTTGATTCAAGTCTACAGCTCTTTCTAAACTCATCTTTATGACTTCAAATGGATCAGAATCAAAGCTTATGGCTTGAGTGGGTGCCAACATTAGCAGTTGCAGGCGTATTGGTGAGTTTTCTTCCacgatttttttaaatttcctcCTCTTTGCTTTCCTTTACAAGTCATTGGCATGGTTGATACAGTAACTATACATTACTTATActcaaaataatgttttaaCATGAAAATATCTCATATTTTCTTCTTGTAAACAGATCTACATAGCAGCATTTTCAATTGGGTTGGGATCAGTTCCTTGGGTGATGATGTCTGAGGTATGTTATCATTTGACATGTACAGCACCAAAAAATTTAATGGTTTAGCTAGACTCTTAGCATATACCAGTAAAGAAAAAATACTTTTCTTATTGCAGGTGTTTCCTATAAATGTGAAAGGAACTGCTGGAAGTTTGGTAGTTTTGGTAGCGTGGTTAGGAGCTTGGATAGTTTCATAtactttcaattttcttatgaGTTGGAGTTCTCCTGGTAAGCACATAACATCATAGAAAAACCACATAGTCAACATTAATTCTTATATTCATTATCATCTGATTTGTGATTATAATGTAATAATGAGTAACATgtaataattgtattatttttttggacagGTACTATGTTTTTTTATGCTGGATGTTCCCTCTTAACCATTCTATTTGTAGCAAAAGTAGTCCCAGAAACCAAAGGCAAAACATTGGAAGAAATCCAGGCTTGCATTAGTTCTTAGAGAAtgagcaaaaaatatatattttgatctaTTTGATTATGAGAGATAAAGCTATAAAGCAAATCAGGACACTTTCCAATTATTGCTATTATTTATCAAATTCTTTTGGGTCCATTTAGGACAGACAAAGCATAGATAGAATAACAGGATGTTATTTGAACCAATATGTCAATGAGTAAGGCATAGATGTTGTAATTTACTTAAGAATGAAGCATTTTTGTGACCAATTATACATCTCAATAATTTGATATGCAATTTTCACTTTGGCACATATGCAGTAATTTTCTGCTATTAGTTTTTGAGTTCTGCTTGATGTACATGCATGCAGTATTGGATTATGGGATTCTGCACAAGCACGGCAATCCTTTTAACTTTGAAATTCTTTTATAATGTTGgcattgttttaatttgttataaaaaataaaaataaaaaaagacaattaCCATAAATATATAAGAGATCTATTCTAtaacttctttttcttcatctggGAGAATCGGTCTATATTCTCCTTCGCTTGAAAAGCAATTCCTTTCtttttactaataaataaatagtattcAATTCCTTTAATTTCATAATTGCTCGAGACCCGTGTTTATGATAGATAATGTGAGTAGTACAATCTTTACAAATTTGTATGAGAGGTAGTGTAATCCTAAAACCGTGTGAATTTATAtccaaaaataattgttatCATGCCTTCTCACATTCATTTTACTAACATTCATAGCAattttttcacataaaataGAGCAATTATCGCATTAATAGCTTCTATCGCcatttaaataattgtttaatgGTCTTTAATTGTggtaataacttttttttttttaattttgtacgttcaaattttattttattttcaaaatcagaataatttttttccttataatatTGATCGGAAGATTATATTCTTAACAGTCGACACTGCACTGGacaattattttggtttgtAAAATGATACTTACTATTTTACGTTGTTTTTAATTAAGTACATGCAATATGGACCTTTTAGAAAATGGTCCAGGGGTAAACCCTTTTGGTCCAGACgcacattatttttattcttattagTTGCTTTTATTTTGATACTAATAGTAATTATGTTCTCGTTTCATGGTCAAATTTGCTGTAGAACATTGTGGTAGGCAAGGtgttacattgaaaattgttttactAGATTGTTATATTGTTTGCTTAACATGGGATTTTCTCATTCTTTGTTTgttctcatttcatatattacTTTTCAAGTTGTATGTATCACGGGAAGCAAGTAGATACCGAATGATCTTATTTGTCTTCTTATTGTTTTGGATCTACAATATAACAAATCAATCCTCCTCTATTAATTATATAGTACGCGAGCCATTGTTATGGCCTAATTATCATTAATGCTTTCAAGGTCAACACAATACTTAACgttattattatgatgattaatctccttaattatatattaaacattattattccaaatattcattttgttttgcgTTTCCGATCGTTAAATATTTTCATCTGTTAAGAGTAACAAATAACACACGGATAAATATTTCCTCCAAAAAATTATGCTGAAGCATTCTATCTAagttaataatttgatttttgattttatgtAGCATTTTCCTAATCAAATATCCAAAAGGGTCTTGAAGAGGAAATATTTAAGCATGACTTTGGAATATGTGGAGACACATAAGACATATAATTGCAAGGTTAGGACTGCTCACAGAGGAATGCTGAGAAAAATTTGGGTGGTGAATGGTTTGACTTCATCATAAGGTTTATTGATCTTTGATTTGGAGGATCCACCGACGAAAATGTATGTTAAGCATGTCCACATCCAATAAACAACAGGAGGGAGTGGTTAGTTTTGGAATTGAAGATTATCAGGTAATTTTGGAAATGTAATTTCGTAATCCGTAATGCATGAGTACTTTAAAATCTGCGTTGCAGAGCTTGTGTTTTGAAcacaaaatatgaatattttggtTTAGTTTCCAACCTTATTTTGCACTCTAAATTAACCATCATGGTGGACACATCTTAAACTTGGTATGTTATTATAATGTTACTACTAAGTTGATGTGTATAAACATAATAGTATAACCGGTAATTGACATCAAGTTATATACTTAACTCAGAATTTCTGGTAAGAGATTATATTGACATTAGTTTTTATGCCgtgattatctaaggttattattttaccttagataaacattaaatgtaaaagcGTGGAGGGAAAattagagctgacattttgcataaattaaatctaggattaatatagtaaagtcgtgcaaaaaaataggttaaatctagggttaatattgcgtcacgggttaacatttagaaataagagatgacattttgcataaattaaatctaaggttaatatagtaaagtcacacgaaaaaattaggttaaatctaaggttaatattgcgtcacgggttaacatttagaaataagagatgtcattttgcataaattaaatctagggttaatataatttgtttagtaaaattaaagagaaaaattaggagcgatttgtttattttgatttccctaacaattaacgttaacattttgattaaattaaacaaagttaattaaatagagttaatacattaaaattaagcaaaaaagttaggttaaatctagggcaaaattttgcgttcgggttaactttaagaaataaaataggttaagtatagcaagacggggtaacatttataagtaagagattatgtTAAGTATAGCGGGACGGGTTAAcagttattcctttccaaaaacacaacatataattgggaacataattttattttactttagataaacattaaatgcaaaagcgtggagggaaaaattaggttaaaattagagatgacattttgcataaattaaatctagggttaatatagtaaagtcacgcgaaaaaataggttaaatctagggttaatattgcgtcacaagttaacatttagaaataagagattacattttgcataaattaaatctagagttaatataatttgtttagtaaaattaaggagaaaaattaggagcgatttgtttattttgatttccctaacaattaaagttaacattttgattaaattaaatatggttAATACAGtcaaattaagcaaagaagttaggttaaatcaaTGACTAAATTTTgcattcgggttaactttaaggaataagagattaaataattgttatgttattttttatgtagtactTTATACTAtgtgttgcaaaattttggtttacgcagctttgattttcacatttataaaggacaacaattttccgTAATCTATAAGAATTCTCCTTGAGAgctaaatatttaaaaaatacgtttattaaaaaaaaaaacatttttgaccatcaaaataaaagagtaatTATGATTTAATTACTATTACACCTACGTGCATGAATTTGCTCCACGTCGCAAAAGGAGAACGTATCCAAGCAAAGACAAAAACATAGGGACTTAACTTTGACAAATCTAATAATCATCAAACAGTGTTTCAATGTCCTTTCCTTAAATTCCATCACACACTGACAAAAACACAACACTCACAGTTGATGGACGAAAACTCAAGCAATTGAATCAACTTCCTCATCGCTTTATACTCCAATCACAGGTTTCATTCCTCAATCCTCTAAACCCCCTTGTCTTAGTGATGCTGAATTCAGTTTCATTTTTGGTACCAACCCgcatattcattttcttttttaattctcataatttgattcaaaatcagttttttttttttattttttttttatgaaatacttCGATTTCTCATTTTTCTCACCGACCCTTTTgttatatcaataaaaaaaaatcaacttggaaaaaaaaaaaagtttttggttctttttttttctccacCTAATTTCATTTGTATAGCTTATATTCATAGTGTGAGGCTAAAagggttttttaatttttagatttaGGTGGTGATTTGGGTTTAAGATAGTTCAAAATGATAGAATTTTATCATAGTTTTGTGTATTTATGATTAAGATTTAAGAATTCCTTTGGCTAAGTTTCTTTGATATGATGCATTTTTGTAGGATTTTGAAAGAGTTAGAGACAATGAACAAAGATACAAGTAACTGTATGAATGATGGTAGTGGTAGCAGTAATGAATCTAGTGGAAGTGGAATGGATGGAGAAGGAGCAAGTTATCTTGTTCATGAAATTGCACAGATCACAAAACTTAGGTCAAGTCCACATGAGAATTTGAGTCGGGTTGTTCCTGGTATGGGGAAATTACCTGCATCAACTGTAAGAATGTTGGTAGGCAGAGAAGGTAATTTTTCTGGAAGAGGGAAATTTTCAGCAGCTGATCGGTGTCATATGTCGAGCCGCTATTTGCCTACCAAAGGTCCTTGGATTGTCGATCGGATGGGAAGTCGTGCTTATGTTTCGCAGTTTTCAGATGATGGTTCTCTTTTTATAGCTGGATTTCAGGTTATTTCCGCCACCATTCTGATCGTAATTATTTATGTATAATTATGTCTGAATTGAAGCTGAAACATGAACCACCGACATATACACTGGTCACAACACTGACACATCGACACCGATAGTATtttgaaaaatggaagaaattgaAAGTAACTATATGTGTTGGTATTGTGTTGGACACCAGACACACCTTAATCGGAAGTGTCGGTGTTGCATATGAAGatgattttgttaaaagaaacaGTCTTGTATTTCTGAAACTATAATTATGGGACGAAAGGGTCTTTAAATCCTTGCTTgtggttttttcttttgacaaaaaatcCTTACTTGTGGTTGTTTGTGCTTTGTTATGAAACAGGGAAGCCACATCAGAATCTATGATGTTGACAAGGACTGGAAAGTTAAGAAAGACATCTCTGCTAGAAACTTACGGTGGACAATTACTGATACATCTCTCTCACCTGATCGACAATATCTTGTAAGTTCAACTTATTTTCCATATGAGGTGGCATTTGCCGGCTTTCTAGGATGGCGGATTTCCTGCTATAAACAGCCAATTCTGACCATGGCTTGTGAATTCATCTAAGTTTGCGCTTATATTTACCAGTTTGTCTCTTTTAACATTGCATTTTGACAAATTGGTAATTCATCATTGCAGGTTTATGCTAGCATGTCACCAATTATCCATATTGTCAATGCAGGATCGGCTACAACAGAGTCAGTAGCAAATGTGACAGTATGTGCTTGAAATTTCTCACCTTCATTCAATTATCAAATTGCAGTTCAAATTGTGATCCACCCAGCTAATTCTCATATTGTTAATTGTAAATTGTTCGATTTAGTCGCATGACAAAAGTAGCTTGAAGTACATTTTATGAATGATTTATAATGGTTAATGTAACAATCTTAAATCATACACTGACAAAAAAACTCAACCGCAAGGCTATAAAATTTAAGGTCGCAATTGAGTTTCTCTTTGAACTTAAGTATAagctaataaataaataaaatcatagcaCATAAGTATCCTATTAAACTCATAAGTAGTCATTCTCTCTGTATTCTCACTAAATGGTAGTTCACTGCAAGAAGGATGCATTGGGGGAGAGCAAGGTCCTTTTTCCCCTTtgtcattttccttttaaaaattatatatgcatATGAGATGAGATCAATTGACACCAACTTTGACACTAGATAAGTTTTACGGCGTAAATCCTTGATtccaaatattaaaatttttggATAGACAATAAAAATCTGGACCATCTCATCATTTCtgttttttccattaaaaaatgaaaattctattATTCGATTGGAGTCCACCACCAATACCTAGATCTTGAATTGtggatatgaaaaaaaatttggtAATATAAAGACTCAATTCTTACTACAAAAAAATttcctaagtttttttttgaaattactTCATTTCTTATAAACTTAGTATCAAAGGAAACATAATATGAAATAGAAGAGAATCTATTCTCTTTCTCTGGCATTTTTTAactttgacaccaaatcttggCCGTTATTATCAATTTAATCCAAGGCCTCTCCATAATTCACTTAAGTTATCACATGTTGTTCGATGGTGCACCCTTAGCAATTACACGTTCTATCTCCTTTTAGTTGCGTTCCAAAGAATCTGTGATTGTCACATCTCTCctcttgaaaatattttatgatatgaTGTCTGTATTTATGCATATGCGTATAGGTCTTTATCTGTCTCTATGTGCATATACACACTTAAATGATTATGTGCTTTACATTCATAAACCCTTCTTTCATTGCAGGAAGTTCATGATGGATTAAATTTCTCTtctgataatgataatgatgaattTGGGATTTTCTCTATCAAATTTTCAACGGATGGGCGAGAGCTTGTGTCTGGAACTAGTGAAAGTTCAATATGTGTGTATGATCTTGGAGCAGACAAACTTAGCCTCAGAATTCCTGCTCACCTGGTATTACATATTATTTTCCTATAATTGGTTGCTGATTTtgcaaaattctaaaaaacaaaatgtattcTGATATTATTTTCCTATAATTGGTTGCTGATTTGTCCTAAATCGCTTTCGGATTATTGATCCGAATCTGCTCAAAATACCGCGTTTTTTGGTCCCATTAGTAAGAAGTTTGAGGTTTCAAGGAAGTAATGGATgcacaaacacttaaaaatagTTTTACCTTGTTTGATGTATCCATATACtgtttgaaatgttttttataCAGATTGTCAATCTTTTTGTTCATCACCTTAAAGCTACTTAATTTCTTTGAGAATTATTTCTTTATATGTCAGTATGGATGACAGTGGATTATATCTGATGTTCCTTTTTTATGTTGCAGTCTGATGTTAACACCGTCTGCTTTGCTGATGAATCTGGTCATCTCATATATTCTGGAAGTGATGATAGTTTCTGCAAGGTACACTTCACCTTATAACTATGCGAGACTTTGTTGATATCCACAGATGATTTGTGTCACTTATGATATTTTCATTTGATGCATGCCATTATTCCATCGTTGGTGAGTTAAATTAGTTATAATCTCATTGACACActtcatattttgtttgaaatatttaCTTCCATTTCATTGATTTGGTATTTCTGCTTGATAAAGTAATTCTTAGCTGTTATTATGACCTGTGCAGGTGTGGGATAGGCGTTGCTTTGTCGCAAAAGGACAACCTGCTGGCATCTTAATGGGGCATTTAGAAGGCATTACATTCATTAATAGTCGCGGGGATGGCCGCTATTTAATTTCTAATGGAAAAGACCAAACTACCAAGCTATGGGACATAAGGAAGATGTCTTCTAATGCCATGAAGTAAGACTTTGTGTCCTTCACTTTGTTTGGTAGATACAGATTTGTTCTAATAAATGGATTATTCAGTGATGACGCTTACTATTTAAACCTACAGTCTGGGCCTTGGAGATGACGAGTGGGACTACCGGTGGATGGACTATCCTAAATATGCAAGAAATTTAAGGCATCCCCAGGACCAGTCATTGGCAACATATCAAGGCCACTCCGTGTTGCGTACTCTAGTTCGGTGTTATTTCTCACCATCATATAGGTAACTTGTATTTTTGGAACATTTCCACTCTAGTATATCACTGCTCTTTAACATGATATATGATTCTGAATTCCCAAAATATTTAGGTTTTGAACTCTAAGGATAGTCTTGTCTTTTAAGCTTCGTATATACACTTAACTTTAGCCTTGTACTCATTTGTCGTCTTATCTTGCAATACTATTGGAATGCTAGCTTCCTTTTCTCCTCTCTTCTCATTTCTCTTTATGCATTACTGTTACTTCTAACATTGTGTATTTGCGTCATTATATTACATTATGCAAAAGCCAGATTTAAGTGACCACAAAAAGTTTCCTCTgaaacaataacaatttttttcttggaaTAATAAAATAGGCTTTTGCCATTTTTGAATAGTTTGCTCCAAGTCCCCGCATGCTCCAAGTCTGCGATAttaattctaaatattttttaccatGTTCTCTTAACTCTTTGCatatgatgattttaatgatgcgAATAACATCTCCTGCATTTCCTTTTGCAGCACTGGTCAAAAATACATTTACACTGGATCTAGTGATGGCTCTGTCTATATATATGACCTGGTAaaaacacatatattttttaagaatttaattttgatacactgTCAATGTTAAAAGTTTTACTATGTCCACAAATCACAACTAATCATGTGATATTTTAATAGTAGTTACAATTCTTGTCAAAAGTTCTTAACGAtcggtattccaaaaaaaaaaaaagttcttaatGATCTCACCTCTTTACACCAACAGTGCACATAAAGTAAATCCATTTATAAAATTGGTTTAACATTGTCTAAATTTTTAGTTTCACATTCTTTGTAGGTGAGTGGAGAACAAGTTGCGAAACTTGATCATCATGAAGCACCTTTAAGAGATTGCAGCTGGCATCCTTTCTATCCAATGCTGATATCTTCAGCTTGGGATGGTGACATTGTTAGGTGGGAATTTCCTGGAAATGGTCAACCTCCTGCTCCTCCTCCAAATAGAAGATCCACTGGAGTTCGTATTAGAGGTTTGTATTATATGTAGTTTCTTTGTACATATTTATCTCTTTGGATCCATATATTTAGGTAGCTAGATTTACATAATTTATTAtgcatctttatttttttacttctctTACACCAATAGGAAGGGTTCCAAAAGTTTCTTACATTTATTTATACcttgtttttataagctttgTAAGCCTTTCATAAATTCTGAGATTAACTTCTGTATATTATAGTCATTAGATTCTCATAttctcaaattaattaataagtgAATCTTCTTTCTCATATTTTAGCTTTTTTAATGGTTTCTGTCGGTTAAATTGGTATGTAACTCATTGATATGAGTTGAATCCTTCCTACTTAATaccattacatttaccattggaaaaaaaaaaaaacaaaattattaccAAAACAGAAGAAGTATATATAACCATAATACAGATTACAACTAaacattgtaccaaaaaaaagtaaactaaaCAGAAGCATTAACCAACTTAACGCCAAAAGTATAATCCTTACAATGTCTAATATAAGGAAAAGAAGAACCAACATCTTCAATAGGCTTTCCATTGCAATAATGCAAAGGAGGATAATGATAACAAGGCTCCAATGTAAACTCACGTTCACAAATCTCGTTACTGTAAACCGGATTATAAAGAATCCATGGTCTTGAATTTCCCAAAGCCTTAGCAACATAACCAAAAGTAGATTGATAAGTAGTCACCAATACATCCGATAAACTTAGTAAATAAATATCAACCCACGCCTTCATATTATGCTTATTATCATTAAACTTTTGTTGCTCTTCACCACTTGGTTGATAAACCTCAATTACTTCCCCGCTAACCGTTGATTTATTCATATACGTCATCTTTAAATTTTCACCATAATGTCGATATAGAGACGATACAAGAACAGCCTTCATAATCTTCTTGTTTTTGTCACTAGAGGACAAATAAATGTTTTTGGTACCAAGTACTTTTGGAAGTAATTTATTCCCTAATGTGCAATTCAA
Proteins encoded in this window:
- the LOC11446875 gene encoding sugar transporter ERD6-like 16, giving the protein MTIEQHKDIENGETNGFQYLQEPFIQQGKDACKEVGSDKSMENGSIGMVLLSTFVAVCGSFSFGTCVGYSAPTQAAIRADLNLSLAEFSMFGSLVTIGAMLGAITSGRVTDIIGRKGAMRISTGFCIIGWLAVFFSKSSYTLDLGRFFTGYGIGVISYVVPVYIAEIAPKNLRGGLATTNQLMIVIGSSMSFLIGSIINWRQLALAGLVPCICLLVGLCFIPESPRWLAKVGREKEFQLALRKLRGKDIDISDEANEILDNIETLQSLPKTKFLDLFQSKYVRSVIIGVGLMAFQQSVGINGIGFYTAETFVAAGLSSAKAGTIAYACIQVPFTLLGAILMDKSGRKPLITVSASGTFLGCFITGVAFFFKNQSLWLEWVPTLAVAGVLIYIAAFSIGLGSVPWVMMSEVFPINVKGTAGSLVVLVAWLGAWIVSYTFNFLMSWSSPGTMFFYAGCSLLTILFVAKVVPETKGKTLEEIQACISS
- the LOC11442954 gene encoding LEC14B homolog, whose product is MNKDTSNCMNDGSGSSNESSGSGMDGEGASYLVHEIAQITKLRSSPHENLSRVVPGMGKLPASTVRMLVGREGNFSGRGKFSAADRCHMSSRYLPTKGPWIVDRMGSRAYVSQFSDDGSLFIAGFQGSHIRIYDVDKDWKVKKDISARNLRWTITDTSLSPDRQYLVYASMSPIIHIVNAGSATTESVANVTEVHDGLNFSSDNDNDEFGIFSIKFSTDGRELVSGTSESSICVYDLGADKLSLRIPAHLSDVNTVCFADESGHLIYSGSDDSFCKVWDRRCFVAKGQPAGILMGHLEGITFINSRGDGRYLISNGKDQTTKLWDIRKMSSNAMNLGLGDDEWDYRWMDYPKYARNLRHPQDQSLATYQGHSVLRTLVRCYFSPSYSTGQKYIYTGSSDGSVYIYDLVSGEQVAKLDHHEAPLRDCSWHPFYPMLISSAWDGDIVRWEFPGNGQPPAPPPNRRSTGVRIRAEREMLLEFRSMLRLRTMVIYPAMIIECMCFNENKIYFNNKFYT